A genome region from Gigantopelta aegis isolate Gae_Host chromosome 3, Gae_host_genome, whole genome shotgun sequence includes the following:
- the LOC121367632 gene encoding neuropeptide-like protein 32, translating into MHRLTMLILSLTVLFVFAEYSEDTEGAIPSRLLRSAQEANDFMGSDQDLDDDNDLTKRDWEMPEFGEYKERNNWRNGGRRPGGGWGQGGNGWGRPGGGRPGGSWGRY; encoded by the exons ATGCATCGTCTTACAATGCTCATATTGTCACTGACag TGCTGTTTGTGTTCGCAGAATATTCCGAGGACACAGAAGGCGCCATACCAA GTAGACTATTGAGGTCAGCTCAAGAAGCCAATGACTTCATGGGAAGTGATCAAGACCTAGATGACGATAACGACCTCACTAAACGAGACTGGGAAATGCCAGAATTCGGAGAATATAAAGAGCGAAATAACTGGCGCAATGGTGGTCGACGTCCAGGTGGGGGCTGGGGACAGGGTGGTAATGGCTGGGGCAGACCCGGCGGAGGACGTCCAGGAGGGAGCTGGGGTCGTTATTAG